A window from Rhea pennata isolate bPtePen1 chromosome 1, bPtePen1.pri, whole genome shotgun sequence encodes these proteins:
- the LOC134139911 gene encoding arylsulfatase D-like isoform X1 — MGAGAGREPGPQRLRGRRYLLTTLTLCLFWNTFGMSAAMDSKPNILLFVADDLGIGDIGCYGNNTIRTPNIDRLAREGVKLTQHIAAAPLCTPSRAAFLTGRYPIRSGMASSGRYRALQWNAGSGGLPANETTFARLLQKQGYTTGLIGKWHQGVNCESVNDHCHHPLNHGFDYFYGMPFTLLSNCQENKPPELDAALQARLWLYSQIIALAVFTLTAGKLTGLISICWKIIACFTLVGCIFFISWYSSYGFVQYWNCILMRNHDITEQPMRLERTASLMLKEAVSFIERNRHRPFLLFVSFLHVHTPLFTTAKFLSKSRHGLYGDNVEEMDWMVGKILDSLDKEGLKNNTFTYFTSDHGGQLEAQDGSAQLGGWNSIYKGGKGMGGWEGGIRVPGVFRWPGVLPAGIVINELTSLMDIYPTVVHLAGGTLPQDRVIDGRNLMPLLQGRVQQSEHEFLFHYCGSYLHAVRWHQKDSVAIWKAHYVTPVFHPPGAGACYGKGICPCFGEGVTHHNPPLLFDLSQDPSEAKPLTADAEPLFDIVVKKIGRAIEEHRRTLTPVPEQLSFYNVMWKPWLQPCCGTFPFCWCDKEGDSTHSL; from the exons AtgggcgccggggccgggcgggagccggggccgcaGCGGCTCCGCGGAAG GCGATACCTCCTAACGACATTGACTTTATGTTTATTCTGGAACACATTTGGCATGAGTGCAGCTATGGACTCTAAACCCAATATACTTCTGTTTGTGGCTGATGATCTTGGCATTGGAGATATAGGCTGCTATGGGAACAATACCATAAG GACCCCGAACATTGACCGTCTGGCCAGAGAAGGAGTGAAACTTACTCAGCACATTGCTGCAGCTCCACTCTGTACTCCGAGCAGAGCAGCTTTTCTCACTGGCCGATATCCCATCAGATCAG GGATGGCCTCCAGTGGTCGGTATCGAGCCCTGCAGTGGAACGCTGGGTCAGGAGGGCTCCCTGCGAATGAAACAACCTTCGCAAGGCTGCTACAGAAACAAGGTTATACCACAGGACTGATAG GGAAGTGGCATCAAGGTGTAAACTGCGAATCTGTCAATGATCACTGCCACCATCCTCTAAACCATGGGTTTGACTACTTCTACGGCATGCCTTTCACGCTTCTAAGCAACTGTCAGGAAAACAAACctccagagctggatgcagccctTCAAGCTAGGCTTTGGCTTTACAGTCAGATAATTGCACTTGCTGTGTTCACTCTCACTGCTGGAAAACTGACTGGTTTGATTTCCATCTGTTGGAAGATAATTGCCTGTTTTACTCTGGTGGgctgcattttcttcatttcctggTACTCCAGTTATGGCTTTGTGCAGTATTGGAACTGTATTCTAATGAGGAATCATGATATCACTGAGCAGCCGATGAGGCTGGAGAGGACTGCTTCTCTCATGCTGAAGGAGGCAGTGTCATTTATCGAAAG aaacaggcACAGACCGTTCCTTCTTTTCGTTTCCTTTCTACATGTTCATACCCCGCTTTTCACCACGGCAAAATTTCTGAGCAAGAGCAGACATGGTTTATATGGAGACAACGTAGAAGAAATGGATTGGATGGTGG GCAAAATTCTGGATTCTCTTGACAAGGAAGgtttgaaaaataatacattcaCATATTTTACCTCTGACCATGGAGGACAATTGGAGGCTCAGGATGGATCTGCCCAGCTAGGTGGCTGGAATAGTATCTATAAAG GTGGAAAAGGAATGGGAGGCTGGGAAGGAGGGATCCGTGTGCCAGGAGTATTTAGATGGCCAGGAGTGTTACCTGCAGGCATAGTTATCAATGAACTTACAAGCCTTATGGACATCTATCCCACCGTAGTTCATCTAGCTGGAGGAACTTTACCCCAGGACAG AGTAATCGATGGACGGAACTTGATGCCTTTACTTCAAGGAAGAGTTCAACAGTCAGAGCACGAGTTCCTGTTTCACTACTGTGGGTCCTACCTGCATGCAGTGCGGTGGCACCAAAAGGACA GTGTGGCCATCTGGAAGGCTCATTATGTGACCCCAGTCTTCCATCCACCCGGGGCTGGAGCTTGTTATGGAAAAGGAATTTGCCCATGCTTTGGGGAAGGCGTGACCCATCACAACCCTCCGTTGCTGTTTGATCTCTCACAAGACCCTTCTGAAGCCAAACCTCTAACAGCTGATGCTGAGCCCCTCTTTGACATTGTAGTAAAGAAGATTGGAAGAGCCATTGAAGAGCATCGCAGGACACTGACTCCAGTCCCGGAGCAGCTCTCCTTCTACAATGTTATGTGGAAGCCATGGCTGCAGCCATGCTGTGGGACATTCCCGTTCTGTTGGTGTGATAAGGAAGGTGACAGCACACACAGTTTGTGA
- the LOC134139911 gene encoding arylsulfatase D-like isoform X3 — protein MSAAMDSKPNILLFVADDLGIGDIGCYGNNTIRTPNIDRLAREGVKLTQHIAAAPLCTPSRAAFLTGRYPIRSGMASSGRYRALQWNAGSGGLPANETTFARLLQKQGYTTGLIGKWHQGVNCESVNDHCHHPLNHGFDYFYGMPFTLLSNCQENKPPELDAALQARLWLYSQIIALAVFTLTAGKLTGLISICWKIIACFTLVGCIFFISWYSSYGFVQYWNCILMRNHDITEQPMRLERTASLMLKEAVSFIERNRHRPFLLFVSFLHVHTPLFTTAKFLSKSRHGLYGDNVEEMDWMVGKILDSLDKEGLKNNTFTYFTSDHGGQLEAQDGSAQLGGWNSIYKGGKGMGGWEGGIRVPGVFRWPGVLPAGIVINELTSLMDIYPTVVHLAGGTLPQDRVIDGRNLMPLLQGRVQQSEHEFLFHYCGSYLHAVRWHQKDSVAIWKAHYVTPVFHPPGAGACYGKGICPCFGEGVTHHNPPLLFDLSQDPSEAKPLTADAEPLFDIVVKKIGRAIEEHRRTLTPVPEQLSFYNVMWKPWLQPCCGTFPFCWCDKEGDSTHSL, from the exons ATGAGTGCAGCTATGGACTCTAAACCCAATATACTTCTGTTTGTGGCTGATGATCTTGGCATTGGAGATATAGGCTGCTATGGGAACAATACCATAAG GACCCCGAACATTGACCGTCTGGCCAGAGAAGGAGTGAAACTTACTCAGCACATTGCTGCAGCTCCACTCTGTACTCCGAGCAGAGCAGCTTTTCTCACTGGCCGATATCCCATCAGATCAG GGATGGCCTCCAGTGGTCGGTATCGAGCCCTGCAGTGGAACGCTGGGTCAGGAGGGCTCCCTGCGAATGAAACAACCTTCGCAAGGCTGCTACAGAAACAAGGTTATACCACAGGACTGATAG GGAAGTGGCATCAAGGTGTAAACTGCGAATCTGTCAATGATCACTGCCACCATCCTCTAAACCATGGGTTTGACTACTTCTACGGCATGCCTTTCACGCTTCTAAGCAACTGTCAGGAAAACAAACctccagagctggatgcagccctTCAAGCTAGGCTTTGGCTTTACAGTCAGATAATTGCACTTGCTGTGTTCACTCTCACTGCTGGAAAACTGACTGGTTTGATTTCCATCTGTTGGAAGATAATTGCCTGTTTTACTCTGGTGGgctgcattttcttcatttcctggTACTCCAGTTATGGCTTTGTGCAGTATTGGAACTGTATTCTAATGAGGAATCATGATATCACTGAGCAGCCGATGAGGCTGGAGAGGACTGCTTCTCTCATGCTGAAGGAGGCAGTGTCATTTATCGAAAG aaacaggcACAGACCGTTCCTTCTTTTCGTTTCCTTTCTACATGTTCATACCCCGCTTTTCACCACGGCAAAATTTCTGAGCAAGAGCAGACATGGTTTATATGGAGACAACGTAGAAGAAATGGATTGGATGGTGG GCAAAATTCTGGATTCTCTTGACAAGGAAGgtttgaaaaataatacattcaCATATTTTACCTCTGACCATGGAGGACAATTGGAGGCTCAGGATGGATCTGCCCAGCTAGGTGGCTGGAATAGTATCTATAAAG GTGGAAAAGGAATGGGAGGCTGGGAAGGAGGGATCCGTGTGCCAGGAGTATTTAGATGGCCAGGAGTGTTACCTGCAGGCATAGTTATCAATGAACTTACAAGCCTTATGGACATCTATCCCACCGTAGTTCATCTAGCTGGAGGAACTTTACCCCAGGACAG AGTAATCGATGGACGGAACTTGATGCCTTTACTTCAAGGAAGAGTTCAACAGTCAGAGCACGAGTTCCTGTTTCACTACTGTGGGTCCTACCTGCATGCAGTGCGGTGGCACCAAAAGGACA GTGTGGCCATCTGGAAGGCTCATTATGTGACCCCAGTCTTCCATCCACCCGGGGCTGGAGCTTGTTATGGAAAAGGAATTTGCCCATGCTTTGGGGAAGGCGTGACCCATCACAACCCTCCGTTGCTGTTTGATCTCTCACAAGACCCTTCTGAAGCCAAACCTCTAACAGCTGATGCTGAGCCCCTCTTTGACATTGTAGTAAAGAAGATTGGAAGAGCCATTGAAGAGCATCGCAGGACACTGACTCCAGTCCCGGAGCAGCTCTCCTTCTACAATGTTATGTGGAAGCCATGGCTGCAGCCATGCTGTGGGACATTCCCGTTCTGTTGGTGTGATAAGGAAGGTGACAGCACACACAGTTTGTGA
- the LOC134139911 gene encoding arylsulfatase D-like isoform X2 has protein sequence MEQKSLGCKSSRCPGRFSGSMNSEIQDADGLLKMSCWKYQNRGVPSFSRTPNIDRLAREGVKLTQHIAAAPLCTPSRAAFLTGRYPIRSGMASSGRYRALQWNAGSGGLPANETTFARLLQKQGYTTGLIGKWHQGVNCESVNDHCHHPLNHGFDYFYGMPFTLLSNCQENKPPELDAALQARLWLYSQIIALAVFTLTAGKLTGLISICWKIIACFTLVGCIFFISWYSSYGFVQYWNCILMRNHDITEQPMRLERTASLMLKEAVSFIERNRHRPFLLFVSFLHVHTPLFTTAKFLSKSRHGLYGDNVEEMDWMVGKILDSLDKEGLKNNTFTYFTSDHGGQLEAQDGSAQLGGWNSIYKGGKGMGGWEGGIRVPGVFRWPGVLPAGIVINELTSLMDIYPTVVHLAGGTLPQDRVIDGRNLMPLLQGRVQQSEHEFLFHYCGSYLHAVRWHQKDSVAIWKAHYVTPVFHPPGAGACYGKGICPCFGEGVTHHNPPLLFDLSQDPSEAKPLTADAEPLFDIVVKKIGRAIEEHRRTLTPVPEQLSFYNVMWKPWLQPCCGTFPFCWCDKEGDSTHSL, from the exons ATGGAACAAAAAAGTCTTGGTTGCAAGAGCTCCAGATGCCCAGGAAGATTCTCCGGCTCAATGAACTCTGAAATTCAAGATGCAGATGGGCTGCTGAAAATGTCCTGTTGGAAGTATCAGAATAGAGGAGTACCATCCTTTTCTAG GACCCCGAACATTGACCGTCTGGCCAGAGAAGGAGTGAAACTTACTCAGCACATTGCTGCAGCTCCACTCTGTACTCCGAGCAGAGCAGCTTTTCTCACTGGCCGATATCCCATCAGATCAG GGATGGCCTCCAGTGGTCGGTATCGAGCCCTGCAGTGGAACGCTGGGTCAGGAGGGCTCCCTGCGAATGAAACAACCTTCGCAAGGCTGCTACAGAAACAAGGTTATACCACAGGACTGATAG GGAAGTGGCATCAAGGTGTAAACTGCGAATCTGTCAATGATCACTGCCACCATCCTCTAAACCATGGGTTTGACTACTTCTACGGCATGCCTTTCACGCTTCTAAGCAACTGTCAGGAAAACAAACctccagagctggatgcagccctTCAAGCTAGGCTTTGGCTTTACAGTCAGATAATTGCACTTGCTGTGTTCACTCTCACTGCTGGAAAACTGACTGGTTTGATTTCCATCTGTTGGAAGATAATTGCCTGTTTTACTCTGGTGGgctgcattttcttcatttcctggTACTCCAGTTATGGCTTTGTGCAGTATTGGAACTGTATTCTAATGAGGAATCATGATATCACTGAGCAGCCGATGAGGCTGGAGAGGACTGCTTCTCTCATGCTGAAGGAGGCAGTGTCATTTATCGAAAG aaacaggcACAGACCGTTCCTTCTTTTCGTTTCCTTTCTACATGTTCATACCCCGCTTTTCACCACGGCAAAATTTCTGAGCAAGAGCAGACATGGTTTATATGGAGACAACGTAGAAGAAATGGATTGGATGGTGG GCAAAATTCTGGATTCTCTTGACAAGGAAGgtttgaaaaataatacattcaCATATTTTACCTCTGACCATGGAGGACAATTGGAGGCTCAGGATGGATCTGCCCAGCTAGGTGGCTGGAATAGTATCTATAAAG GTGGAAAAGGAATGGGAGGCTGGGAAGGAGGGATCCGTGTGCCAGGAGTATTTAGATGGCCAGGAGTGTTACCTGCAGGCATAGTTATCAATGAACTTACAAGCCTTATGGACATCTATCCCACCGTAGTTCATCTAGCTGGAGGAACTTTACCCCAGGACAG AGTAATCGATGGACGGAACTTGATGCCTTTACTTCAAGGAAGAGTTCAACAGTCAGAGCACGAGTTCCTGTTTCACTACTGTGGGTCCTACCTGCATGCAGTGCGGTGGCACCAAAAGGACA GTGTGGCCATCTGGAAGGCTCATTATGTGACCCCAGTCTTCCATCCACCCGGGGCTGGAGCTTGTTATGGAAAAGGAATTTGCCCATGCTTTGGGGAAGGCGTGACCCATCACAACCCTCCGTTGCTGTTTGATCTCTCACAAGACCCTTCTGAAGCCAAACCTCTAACAGCTGATGCTGAGCCCCTCTTTGACATTGTAGTAAAGAAGATTGGAAGAGCCATTGAAGAGCATCGCAGGACACTGACTCCAGTCCCGGAGCAGCTCTCCTTCTACAATGTTATGTGGAAGCCATGGCTGCAGCCATGCTGTGGGACATTCCCGTTCTGTTGGTGTGATAAGGAAGGTGACAGCACACACAGTTTGTGA